A single Roseofilum capinflatum BLCC-M114 DNA region contains:
- a CDS encoding DUF4327 family protein has protein sequence MMPTLQYSIAMIKDEARHLVDVGSVERLQPIYSLCRYIPSREWESVELELERNGYLLRDRVIDLLGREDWRED, from the coding sequence ATGATGCCCACTCTGCAATACTCGATCGCCATGATTAAAGATGAAGCCCGTCATTTAGTTGATGTCGGTTCTGTTGAGAGATTACAACCGATTTACAGTTTGTGCCGTTATATTCCCAGTCGAGAATGGGAATCTGTAGAATTAGAATTAGAGCGCAATGGATATTTACTGCGCGATCGCGTCATTGACTTACTTGGCAGAGAAGACTGGAGAGAAGACTAG